One region of Amphiprion ocellaris isolate individual 3 ecotype Okinawa unplaced genomic scaffold, ASM2253959v1 Aocel_unscaffolded154, whole genome shotgun sequence genomic DNA includes:
- the LOC111581786 gene encoding vesicle transport protein SFT2B-like: protein MDKLKSVLSGEEARRDDRTILKTVNEASTLGWGTRLKGFVACFVVGAACTVLGVCVLFIPRIGLTLFIVFYTFGNICALCSTMFLMGPVKQLKRMCDKTRALATTIMLTCLVLTLCAAFWWKNFGLALLFVILQVLSFSWYSLSYIPFVREAIMRMVAVCLK from the exons ATGGATAAATTAAAGTCAGTTCTAAGTGGTGAGGAGGCGCGAAGAGATGACAGAACCATTTTAAAG ACAGTGAACGAGGCCTCTACTTTAGGCTGGGGGACACGTCTGAAGGGCTTCGTCGCCTGTTTTGTGGTGGGAGCTGCTTGTACAGTCCTG GGAGTCTGTGTGTTGTTCATCCCCAGGATCGGTCTCACTCTCTTCATTGTCTTTTACACTTTTGGAAACATTTGTGCTCTGTGCAG CACAATGTTTCTGATGGGCCCAGTGAAGCAGCTGAAAAGGATGTGTGACAAAACAAGAGCGCTGGCCACCACAATTATGCTT ACTTGTCTCGTGTTGACTCTCTGTGCAGCCTTCTGG tGGAAGAACTTTGGACTTGCTTTGTTATTTGTCATCTTGCAGGTCTTGTCATTTTCCTG GTACAGTCTGTCGTACATCCCCTTTGTGAG GGAGGCGATCATGCGGATGGTGGCGGTCTGCTTGAAATGA